One window of Desulfovibrio sp. TomC genomic DNA carries:
- a CDS encoding M48 family metallopeptidase, which produces MKSRSLIVCVVLGLAVLALAGCRNPEALSQALGSFGVNVGGAPVGDYAASAVKGVTAVAHAAEDFNPQQEYFIGRAVGATLLTKYHPLANAAANAYVNEVGQALAMFSDMPQTYGGYHFLILDSAEINAFAAPGGLVFITRGMVRCCSGENALAAVLAHEIAHVQNKDALRAIKRARTTEALGIIGGEAVKHVGGGQLSQLSSLFADSIGDIMTTMVNNGYSRSLEYQADKTAVTILTRTGYNPSGLPDMLAEMQKRLTPGGADFAKTHPAPGDRISELAKLARVAEVNEPAVRAARFKAALGNI; this is translated from the coding sequence GTGAAATCGCGTTCCCTGATTGTCTGCGTCGTTCTGGGTCTGGCCGTCCTGGCTCTGGCCGGCTGTCGCAATCCCGAGGCGCTCTCCCAGGCGCTCGGTTCCTTTGGCGTCAACGTCGGCGGCGCGCCCGTGGGCGACTACGCCGCCTCGGCCGTCAAAGGGGTTACGGCCGTGGCCCACGCGGCCGAAGACTTCAACCCGCAGCAGGAATACTTCATCGGCCGGGCCGTCGGCGCGACCCTCCTGACCAAATACCATCCCCTGGCCAATGCCGCGGCCAACGCCTACGTCAACGAGGTGGGGCAAGCCCTGGCCATGTTCTCGGACATGCCCCAGACCTACGGCGGCTACCACTTCCTCATCCTCGATTCGGCCGAGATCAACGCCTTTGCCGCGCCCGGCGGACTCGTCTTCATCACCCGCGGCATGGTGCGCTGTTGCTCGGGTGAAAACGCCCTGGCCGCCGTCCTGGCCCACGAGATCGCCCACGTCCAGAACAAGGACGCGCTGCGGGCCATCAAACGCGCCCGCACCACCGAAGCCCTGGGCATCATCGGCGGCGAGGCGGTCAAACACGTCGGCGGCGGACAACTGTCCCAGCTAAGCAGCCTTTTTGCCGACTCCATCGGCGACATCATGACCACCATGGTCAATAACGGCTACTCCCGCAGCCTGGAATACCAGGCGGACAAGACCGCCGTGACCATCCTGACCCGCACCGGCTACAATCCCTCCGGTCTGCCGGACATGTTGGCCGAAATGCAAAAACGCCTGACCCCGGGCGGCGCGGACTTCGCCAAGACCCATCCCGCCCCCGGCGACCGCATCAGTGAACTGGCCAAGCTCGCCCGGGTGGCCGAGGTCAACGAACCAGCGGTCCGGGCCGCCCGCTTCAAGGCCGCCCTGGGCAATATCTAA
- a CDS encoding SH3 domain-containing protein → MRSRKLAFILTLALCLGTAWAIAAKVMSVSVRDGQVRATPSFVGKIVGKAGYGQSVDVLEEQGDWSKVTLSGGVAGWMHKTALSTEKLALAGGQAAPGSVSGKEMALAGKGFSAEVEADYKRSHGGNFAAVDAMERAHYDAAALLAFLSQGDVKPQGGAQ, encoded by the coding sequence ATGCGCAGTCGGAAACTGGCCTTTATCCTGACCCTGGCCCTGTGCCTGGGTACGGCCTGGGCCATTGCCGCCAAGGTCATGAGCGTATCGGTGCGCGACGGACAGGTCCGCGCCACCCCGTCGTTTGTGGGCAAGATCGTGGGCAAGGCCGGCTATGGCCAGTCCGTGGATGTTTTGGAAGAGCAGGGCGACTGGTCCAAGGTGACATTGTCCGGCGGTGTGGCCGGCTGGATGCACAAGACCGCCCTTTCCACGGAAAAACTGGCCCTGGCCGGCGGGCAGGCCGCTCCCGGCAGCGTGTCGGGCAAGGAAATGGCCCTGGCCGGCAAAGGCTTTTCCGCCGAAGTCGAGGCCGATTACAAGCGCAGCCACGGCGGCAATTTCGCCGCTGTCGACGCCATGGAGCGGGCGCACTACGACGCTGCCGCCCTGCTGGCCTTTTTGAGCCAGGGCGACGTCAAACCCCAGGGAGGCGCACAGTGA
- the garR gene encoding 2-hydroxy-3-oxopropionate reductase, with protein MKKIGFIGLGIMGKPMCRNLLAAGYELTVFSRTKANVEAVVSHGAVYAPSPAAVAEASELVITMVPDSPQVREVLLDEGGVVHGAHPGLYVVDMSSIAPLASREMAAALAEKGVRFLDAPVSGGEPKAIDGTLTVMVGGDAADFEAVAPVLSAMSAAVTRVGEVGAGNVAKLANQIVVALNIAAMSEAFVLAAKAGVEPDLVYQAIRGGLAGSTVLDAKAPLVMDRKFDPGFRIKLHAKDLANVMQTAHELHVPLPLTASVMEVMQAMLADGCGEDDHGSIIRYFEKLAKVTVER; from the coding sequence ATGAAAAAGATCGGATTTATCGGCCTTGGCATCATGGGCAAGCCCATGTGCCGCAATTTGCTTGCGGCTGGCTACGAATTGACCGTCTTTAGCCGCACCAAGGCCAATGTCGAGGCCGTCGTCAGCCACGGGGCCGTCTACGCCCCGTCGCCGGCCGCCGTGGCCGAGGCCAGCGAGCTGGTCATCACCATGGTCCCGGATTCGCCCCAGGTCCGCGAAGTGCTCCTGGACGAGGGCGGCGTCGTCCACGGCGCGCATCCGGGCCTTTACGTCGTGGACATGAGTTCCATCGCTCCCCTGGCCAGCCGGGAGATGGCCGCAGCTCTGGCCGAAAAGGGCGTGCGGTTTCTCGATGCCCCGGTCAGCGGCGGCGAACCCAAGGCCATTGACGGCACGCTCACCGTCATGGTCGGCGGCGACGCAGCCGATTTCGAGGCGGTTGCCCCGGTGCTTTCGGCCATGTCCGCTGCCGTCACCCGGGTTGGCGAGGTCGGGGCCGGCAACGTGGCCAAGCTCGCCAACCAGATCGTGGTGGCCCTTAATATCGCGGCCATGTCCGAAGCCTTTGTCCTGGCCGCCAAGGCCGGGGTGGAGCCGGATCTGGTCTATCAGGCCATCCGGGGCGGGCTGGCCGGCAGCACGGTGCTCGACGCCAAGGCTCCGCTGGTCATGGACCGCAAGTTCGATCCCGGCTTTCGCATCAAGCTCCACGCCAAGGATCTGGCCAACGTGATGCAGACGGCCCATGAGTTGCATGTCCCCCTGCCGCTGACCGCCTCGGTCATGGAAGTCATGCAGGCCATGCTGGCCGATGGCTGCGGCGAGGACGACCATGGCAGCATCATTCGCTATTTTGAAAAGCTGGCCAAGGTCACGGTCGAACGATAA
- the hyi gene encoding hydroxypyruvate isomerase encodes MPRFAANLTMLFTERPFPERFAAARAAGFHFVEYLFPYASPARELRRLLDDNGLTQVLFNLPCGDWTAGDRGIAADPGRVAEFRDGVPLAVEYAKTLGVTRLNCLAGKLAHGVTEAEAFDALAENVAYAADMLAGEGITLVIEAINRFDIPGFVLCRTSQVMALLDAVGRPNAAMQYDVYHAQRQEGELAATLAANLPRIGHIQIADNPGRHQPGTGEIHFPFLFAELDRLGYGGYIGLEYVPTPDTEASLAWVAAMGQTL; translated from the coding sequence ATGCCACGGTTCGCCGCCAACCTGACCATGCTTTTTACCGAGCGCCCGTTTCCGGAGCGTTTTGCCGCGGCCCGGGCCGCCGGCTTTCATTTCGTCGAGTACCTGTTCCCCTATGCCTCCCCGGCCCGGGAGCTGCGCCGGCTTCTGGACGACAACGGCCTGACCCAGGTGCTTTTCAATCTCCCCTGCGGCGATTGGACGGCCGGCGACCGGGGCATTGCCGCCGATCCCGGGCGCGTGGCCGAATTTCGGGACGGGGTGCCCCTGGCTGTGGAGTACGCCAAGACCCTTGGCGTGACGCGGCTCAATTGTCTGGCCGGCAAGCTTGCCCATGGCGTCACCGAGGCCGAGGCCTTTGACGCCCTGGCTGAAAACGTGGCCTATGCCGCCGATATGCTGGCCGGCGAAGGCATCACCCTGGTCATTGAGGCCATCAACCGCTTCGACATCCCCGGTTTTGTCCTGTGCCGCACGAGCCAGGTCATGGCCCTTCTGGACGCGGTCGGCCGGCCAAACGCCGCCATGCAGTACGACGTCTACCATGCCCAGCGCCAGGAAGGGGAGCTGGCCGCGACGCTGGCCGCCAATCTGCCCCGCATCGGCCACATCCAGATCGCCGACAACCCCGGCCGCCACCAGCCCGGCACGGGCGAGATCCATTTTCCCTTTCTCTTTGCCGAACTCGACCGCCTGGGCTATGGCGGCTATATCGGCCTGGAATACGTGCCCACCCCGGACACCGAGGCCTCGCTTGCCTGGGTGGCGGCCATGGGGCAAACGCTCTGA